The sequence below is a genomic window from Aureispira sp. CCB-E.
CTGTTGTTGCTATACATAGACTAAAGTATTTAGCTTCTAAAATGAATTTTGGGAAGAAAATTCTTTTTACAACTTACACCAAGGCTTTGGCAACTAATTTGACTGATTTAGTTAAAGGTTTTGGGATTGATACAAAGGATATTGTTATTACGAATATTGATGCTCTAGTGCTCCAATTAGCAAAAGAGTATAAAGTTTTTGAAGAAGAAATTAAAGTCTTTGAGTACAGTAAAATTATTTCTGCCGAAGAGGTATGGGATAAAATACTTGAATCAGAACTGGTTGCTTATGACAAGGAGTTCCTGATGAAGGAATATCGGGATATTATCATCTATCATAATGTCGTAAGTGAAAAAGATTATTTGAGAACCTCACGAGTTGGAAGAGGTAAGCCTTTGTCTAGAAGGCAGAGAAAGGAAACTTGGGTGTTGTTTGAGAAGTATCGCAGCTTAAATGCTAAATCAAACTATTTGCATAAAGAGGAAGTAATGAATCGAGTAAGCGATTACTTCAATGAAAAAGAGATTAGACCATTCGCTTATTGTTTGGTTGATGAGCTTCAGGATTTTTCTAATGTAGAGCTGAGACTTATTCGATCTTTGGTTGAGGAGAAAAGCAATGATTTATTTTTTGTTGGAGATCCTCTTCAGAAGATTTATGATAAGCGAATTAATTTCTCAAAGGTTGGGATAAATGTAAGAGGTAAGAGAAGTAGACGTTTGAGAATCAATTATAGAACTACTGAAGAAATTAAGAAGTTGGCTGTTTCAATCATCAAAGATTGTCACTATGATAATTTTGATGGAGAGGAGGAAGAAAAAGCTGGTTATGTGTCTTTGTTTCATGGGAAAAAACCCATGTATACTATATTTAAATCCAAAAATTTAGAAATAGATCATGTACTAAATGTGATCAATCAAATACTTGAAATAGAAGTTGAAGATTCTGAAGGGCAAAAAAGATACAAATATAAACCATCTGATATTGCTGTTTCAGCAAGAACTAAATCAGGAATTAAAGATTTTATCAATGCTTTCCATCAAAACGCTATACCCTATGCAGTTTGGGAGAAAGGTCAACGCAAGGGGGATGAAGATGGAGTTAATGTTATGACCTTCCATAATATCAAAGGTTTTGAGTTCAAACATGTTTTTTTAGTTGATGTCAATAACCGTTCTTGCCCTAAACGTCCATTTGATTTCGATTTATATACTCCACAGGAACAAGAATCGTATTTGAGGAATGAAAAGTCTACTTTGTATGTTGCTGTTTCGCGTGCTGTTGAACATGTTGAGATTACTGGGATAGGTACAAAGTCTGAGATTGTGAATGTGTAATGGATGTTATTTTCTACCTGTGCACATAGAGTGTACAGGTTAGTTTTTACTTTGTAGTATAAATTTTTAGAATATATACATACATATATATATATATATATATTAGAATAGTTAGATATTTTTTATAAATTAGGGGATGTAATAAAGTCCTCAAACACAATAGAAGAATACCCATGGATGTGATACATCAAAACCCTTTTCGAATCTGTGGCATTTATTCAAATGCTGGTGAAAGGGAAATAAGGAGAGTGCAATCAAGATTAAATGCCTACCTTAATATAGGTAGGACTGTGGCACTTGATATCGATTTTTCATTATTGAAAACAATTGATAGGACTCCTGAAATTGTAGAACAGGCTTCTTCCAAAATAGAACAAAATAAAGATCGAGTCAACCATTCTTACTTCTGGTTTTTAAAACACTCAAGTTTTGATGAGACCTCTTTAAAGTACTTGTCAAGTGGTGATACAGAAAAAGCAATTCAAATTTGGACTAAAGTCACTCATAACAAAAACATCACATCTAAGAATTTTTCTTCTTTCTCAAACTTAGGAACTATTAAATTACTTAGTAATTCTAATCTAGAAGTAGAAGAAGGACTTAGGTTGAAAATGACTCTTTTAGAATCTCAATATTTAAAAGATTATCTTCATGAGATTGCTGATGAGACTTTTAAAGTTGATAAGGATTTAGAAATTGAAAGATTTTTAAATGGAATTTTACCAGATCTTGAAGCCAGGTTTAAAAAGGAAAAAATTATATCCATTTTTGGAAATGCTCCAAATTCTCCAACACATCAATTCTTATTAAAGAAATTTAGTTCGGATTATATTCACTCTATTGAAAGTCAAATTGCCAGAACGAAAGAAGAACGAAAAGCGAAGTCTCCAGGGCATTTGTATAACCTTGGGTTTAATTTACTAAATGAAACTCAAGCTGACATTAATAGTTTGAAGAAAGTCTTAGGGATAAGAGACTTGAACTACAAAGTTCAAGCTGATAGTTTAGCAGTGGAGATAATGCAATGTGGTATTGATTATTTTATTGCATTTCGTAAGAATTCAGACCCTAGTGAAAAAGCTCTAAAACTTCTAACATATAGTTATGATTTAGCTATTAGTCCTATGATAAAGGATAGAGCCTCTGAAAATATTGAAGGTATTAAAGAATGGGCGAAAACAGCTAAAATTCAATCTGAGTTAAATTTTATTTATGCGCAAGTGGAAAAATTTGAGGCAACTAAGAATCAATCTTCTTTGTTTGGCTCTGTTTCAGTTGAAAGTATAAAAAGGTTGCTTGTTGATTGTACACCTCAAATTCAGAATATTAAAACTAAAATGACCAAATGGAATGAGGAGTATCAAAATATAAGTAACTTCTTTGTTCAGTTTATACAAAGAGAATTAGTTAGTGTAATTAATGATGCTGTTCAAAGCCATAGTTCTCTTTCTTCTCTCCAATCAAAAGTTGAAATAGCATGGGAAATCACTTGTATGCTTGACCATTTTGATATGTATAATGACATGAGAAGAACTTTTAATGAAAATAAAACAGCTCTAAAATCAATTGCTCGACAAATTGATGTTTCAACCTTAACACCAGAAGAGAAAGAGCGAGAAAGGAAAAAAAGAGAAATTAAAACAGTAGAGGACGAAATAAAAAAAGTCAAAAAGCTAAGAAAGATTTTGAATGAGAAAATAATAAAAGTTGAACATACAAAAGCTGAATTGCTATTTAGGCAAGAGGATTTTAGAAAGGCTGAAGAGAGAATGAAAGAAATAAAAAAATGGCATTTTCTAAGATTGGCAAGTGATAGAGAGCGTCAAATTAATACTCAACAAGAGAGGATAGACAATATTTTATCTGATTGTAATGAAAAGAAAAGGCAAAAAATCAAAGCCCTAAAGAAGGGGTTAAAGATATATAATGAACAGCTTGAAAATTACGAAAATAAGTTAAGGTATATTAAATACGGCTAATAAGAATTGATGAACCTATAATTATGAATATAATACATACAAACCCATACAGGATAGCTGGTATTTTTGCAAACGCTAAACAAAGAGAAATCCAGAGAAACAAAGCAAAAATTAAAGCATACGCTAAGGTTGGAAGAGCAATAGAATTTGATATAGATTATTCTATTCTTGATAGTATTAATCGTTCCGAAGACTCTATTAATTCGGCTTTTTCAAGTATTGAGCAGAGCAGAGATAAGGTTAATAATGCTTTGTTTTGGTTTGTAAATGTGACCCCTATTGATGAGACTGCTTTTAAGTACCTAGCAGAAGGGAATAAAGGTAAAGCTGTCGAAATTTGGACAAAAATAACAGATGGTAAATCAATAAGTGCCAAAAATTATTCTGCATTTAATAACCTAGGAACGATAAGGCTATTGAGTAATTCGGCAAGTGATGTTAAAAGAGGTATTGCTGCAAAAATAAACTTTATTGAATCACAACATTTTAATGACTTTGTTAAAGTTGTTGCCGATGAAACATTTTCAATAGATAATAGTAGTCATGTCAGATTTCTTGTTGATGAAATATTAAAGGAGTTGGAGACAGATCATTCGACTAGTGAGTTACTTTCTTTGTTTAGTAGTTGTGGAAAAGAAACTCGGAATTATTTGTCTAAGAAATTTACTGATGGCCCAATTCATTCTATTGAGTCTTCAATAGAAGCTACAAAGAATAGCAGAAAACA
It includes:
- a CDS encoding UvrD-helicase domain-containing protein, which translates into the protein MKLLFYSKFFDSLIKLPKGVQRDVIKFQKKFRENSKSLGIHLEPISIFKDSSLRSARIDKIYRAIIKAPKSGDTYYLLWVDHHDKAYDWAKNKIFQWNENTESMQVFISPDEEKILPKVEATESKEKGLYRELEDKDLIRIGVPEILLPSVRKIMTLDDLEQIENYIPEDVFENLFYLADGAKIDSLISEIEEGKSNSESEDDQLKSINNQRNFIELTDDTLFNEILSGTLDKWKYYLHPSQRKLVSRDFSGTVKVTGGAGTGKTVVAIHRLKYLASKMNFGKKILFTTYTKALATNLTDLVKGFGIDTKDIVITNIDALVLQLAKEYKVFEEEIKVFEYSKIISAEEVWDKILESELVAYDKEFLMKEYRDIIIYHNVVSEKDYLRTSRVGRGKPLSRRQRKETWVLFEKYRSLNAKSNYLHKEEVMNRVSDYFNEKEIRPFAYCLVDELQDFSNVELRLIRSLVEEKSNDLFFVGDPLQKIYDKRINFSKVGINVRGKRSRRLRINYRTTEEIKKLAVSIIKDCHYDNFDGEEEEKAGYVSLFHGKKPMYTIFKSKNLEIDHVLNVINQILEIEVEDSEGQKRYKYKPSDIAVSARTKSGIKDFINAFHQNAIPYAVWEKGQRKGDEDGVNVMTFHNIKGFEFKHVFLVDVNNRSCPKRPFDFDLYTPQEQESYLRNEKSTLYVAVSRAVEHVEITGIGTKSEIVNV